The following proteins come from a genomic window of Balearica regulorum gibbericeps isolate bBalReg1 chromosome 19, bBalReg1.pri, whole genome shotgun sequence:
- the TPST1 gene encoding protein-tyrosine sulfotransferase 1 isoform X2, protein MVGKLKQNLLLACLVISSVTVFYLGQHAMECHHRIEERSQPVRMESVRSTVRTASDVNANKTFAYNKDMPLIFIGGVPRSGTTLMRAMLDAHPDIRCGEETRVIPRILAVKQMWARSSKEKIRLDEAGVTDEVLDSAMQAFLLEIIVKHGEPAPYLCNKDPFALKSLTYLARIFPNAKFLLMVRDGRASVHSMISRKVTIAGFDLNSYRDCLTKWNRAIETMYNQCMEVGFERCMLVHYEQLVLHPERWMRTLLKFLRIPWNQAVLHHEEMIGKAGGVSLSKVERSTDQVIKPVNVEALSKWVGKIPADVLQDMPVIAPMLAKLGYDPYANPPNYGKPDQKVVENTRRVYKGEFQLPDFLKEVPQTEPME, encoded by the exons ATGGTTGGAAAACTCAAACAGAACTTGCTGTTGGCATGTCTGGTGATCAGTTCGGTGACAGTGTTTTATTTGGGCCAACATGCTATGGAGTGTCACCATCGAATAGAAGAACGCAGCCAGCCTGTGAGGATGGAAAGTGTGAGAAGCACAGTAAGAACTGCTTCCGatgtaaatgcaaacaaaacctttGCTTACAACAAAGACATGCCTTTAATATTTATTGGAGGAGTACCTCGAAGTGGCACTACTTTAATGCGTGCCATGCTTGATGCCCATCCGGATATTCGATGTGGAGAAGAGACAAGGGTAATCCCACGAATTCTGGCAGTTAAGCAGATGTGGGCTAGATCAAGCAAAGAGAAGATCCGACTGGATGAAGCTGGAGTCACAGATGAGGTTCTGGACTCAGCCATGCAAGCATTCTTACTGGAAATCATTGTGAAACATGGAGAGCCTGCTCCATATTTGTGTAACAAAGAtccttttgctttaaaatcctTAACTTATCTCGCTAGAATTTTCCCTAATGCCAAATTTCTTCTAATGGTACGGGATGGTCGTGCATCTGTGCATTCCATGATATCTAGAAAAGTCACTATAGCTGGGTTTGACCTTAACAGCTACAGGGATTGTTTGACCAAGTGGAATCGTGCTATAGAAACTATGTATAACCAGTGTATGGAGGTTGGTTTTGAAAGGTGTATGCTGGTACATTACGAACAACTCGTATTGCATCCTGAAAGATGGATGAGAACTCTCTTAAAGTTTCTCCGCATACCATGGAACCAAGCAGTGCTGCACCATGAAGAAATGATTGGAAAAGCAGGGGGTGTTTCTCTTTCAAA GGTTGAAAGATCTACTGACCAAGTAATCAAGCCAGTCAATGTGGAAGCACTGTCAAAGTGGGTTGGGAAGATACCTGCTGATGTTCTGCAAGATATGCCCGTGATTGCACCAATGCTAGCAAAACTGGGTTATGATCCATATGCCAATCCACCAAATTATGGAAAGCCAGATCAAAAAGTTGTGGAAAACACAAGGAGG gtcTATAAAGGTGAATTTCAGCTTCCTGACTTTCTTAAAGAAGTGCCACAG ACTGAACCTATGGAATAG
- the TPST1 gene encoding protein-tyrosine sulfotransferase 1 isoform X1, with product MVGKLKQNLLLACLVISSVTVFYLGQHAMECHHRIEERSQPVRMESVRSTVRTASDVNANKTFAYNKDMPLIFIGGVPRSGTTLMRAMLDAHPDIRCGEETRVIPRILAVKQMWARSSKEKIRLDEAGVTDEVLDSAMQAFLLEIIVKHGEPAPYLCNKDPFALKSLTYLARIFPNAKFLLMVRDGRASVHSMISRKVTIAGFDLNSYRDCLTKWNRAIETMYNQCMEVGFERCMLVHYEQLVLHPERWMRTLLKFLRIPWNQAVLHHEEMIGKAGGVSLSKVERSTDQVIKPVNVEALSKWVGKIPADVLQDMPVIAPMLAKLGYDPYANPPNYGKPDQKVVENTRRVYKGEFQLPDFLKEVPQPKKTVERKSRGKIK from the exons ATGGTTGGAAAACTCAAACAGAACTTGCTGTTGGCATGTCTGGTGATCAGTTCGGTGACAGTGTTTTATTTGGGCCAACATGCTATGGAGTGTCACCATCGAATAGAAGAACGCAGCCAGCCTGTGAGGATGGAAAGTGTGAGAAGCACAGTAAGAACTGCTTCCGatgtaaatgcaaacaaaacctttGCTTACAACAAAGACATGCCTTTAATATTTATTGGAGGAGTACCTCGAAGTGGCACTACTTTAATGCGTGCCATGCTTGATGCCCATCCGGATATTCGATGTGGAGAAGAGACAAGGGTAATCCCACGAATTCTGGCAGTTAAGCAGATGTGGGCTAGATCAAGCAAAGAGAAGATCCGACTGGATGAAGCTGGAGTCACAGATGAGGTTCTGGACTCAGCCATGCAAGCATTCTTACTGGAAATCATTGTGAAACATGGAGAGCCTGCTCCATATTTGTGTAACAAAGAtccttttgctttaaaatcctTAACTTATCTCGCTAGAATTTTCCCTAATGCCAAATTTCTTCTAATGGTACGGGATGGTCGTGCATCTGTGCATTCCATGATATCTAGAAAAGTCACTATAGCTGGGTTTGACCTTAACAGCTACAGGGATTGTTTGACCAAGTGGAATCGTGCTATAGAAACTATGTATAACCAGTGTATGGAGGTTGGTTTTGAAAGGTGTATGCTGGTACATTACGAACAACTCGTATTGCATCCTGAAAGATGGATGAGAACTCTCTTAAAGTTTCTCCGCATACCATGGAACCAAGCAGTGCTGCACCATGAAGAAATGATTGGAAAAGCAGGGGGTGTTTCTCTTTCAAA GGTTGAAAGATCTACTGACCAAGTAATCAAGCCAGTCAATGTGGAAGCACTGTCAAAGTGGGTTGGGAAGATACCTGCTGATGTTCTGCAAGATATGCCCGTGATTGCACCAATGCTAGCAAAACTGGGTTATGATCCATATGCCAATCCACCAAATTATGGAAAGCCAGATCAAAAAGTTGTGGAAAACACAAGGAGG gtcTATAAAGGTGAATTTCAGCTTCCTGACTTTCTTAAAGAAGTGCCACAG CCAAAGAAGACAGTAGAAAGGAAGTCTCGTGGCAAGATAAAATGA